A single genomic interval of Malania oleifera isolate guangnan ecotype guangnan chromosome 13, ASM2987363v1, whole genome shotgun sequence harbors:
- the LOC131146826 gene encoding RNA-binding KH domain-containing protein RCF3 isoform X2 translates to MDRSRSKRNYYYDQDYESETLARTKPRYSNHNHHHYTAAGHHHRRGGGGGGGGGGGGARAAKVSDSSLMVTTSYRILCLDVKAGGVIGKSGSIIKAIRQHTGAWINVHELVPGDEERVIEISDTRRRDPDGRMPQFSPAQDALRLVHERILDSDGGFGGGDEEDDYGPPRGGGGSRVATRLVVSRMHVGCLLGKGGKIIEQMRVETKTQIRILPRDHSLPRCVSMSEEIVQVVGDVNAVKNAIEIISLRLRESQHRDRSHVHGRLHSPERFFPPDDDFSHMNNTSRRQSLDGPTFGSRLPATMTSFRGNNHASHASGSTVESGAAPALDNMQPFYGEDIVFRILCPIEKVDSVVGESDGIMDLLQNEIGVDVKVKDPMTGSDEQIISISSEEGPDDELFPAQEALLHIQTRIVDLVPDKDNVITTRLLVPSSEIECLDGRDGLLSEMRRSTGANIQILPKEEVPACALATDELVQIVGEIKAARDALVEVTSRLRSHLYREFFLKDMPPTSNSAAGPVESALGQETASPNKATPAPEVYSGSGPPVTYQNAQMVATTQLSKESAGSSSEPVKQNESDRREDAPSGLSRIPVPLVTRSILEVVIPEHAVSKLITKTKNRLAQFSELSGANVILIEDRPDVTEKIIQISGTPEQAEKAQSLLQGFILSTQEDAL, encoded by the exons ATGGACAGATCTAGGTCCAAGAGGAACTACTACTATGACCAGGACTATGAATCTGAAACCCTAGCGAGGACCAAACCCAGGTACAGCAACCATAACCACCACCATTATACAGCGGCCGGCCACCATCATCGCCGCGGTGGCGGTGGCGGTGGCggaggcggcggcggcggcgCCAGAGCGGCCAAGGTCTCGGACTCGTCGTTGATGGTCACCACGAGCTACCGGATCCTTTGCCTCGACGTGAAGGCTGGTGGCGTAATTGGGAAGTCCGGTAGCATCATTAAGGCGATCCGGCAGCATACCGGAGCATGGATCAATGTACACGAGCTGGTTCCGGGCGACGAGGAGCGGGTTATTGAGATTTCGGATACCCGGCGGCGCGACCCGGATGGGCGAATGCCGCAGTTCTCGCCGGCGCAGGACGCGCTGCGGCTGGTTCATGAGAGGATACTTGATAGTGATGGAGGATTTGGTGGTGGTGATGAGGAGGATGATTACGGGCCGCCTCGGGGCGGTGGCGGAAGCCGGGTGGCCACAAGGCTTGTGGTGTCGCGGATGCATGTTGGGTGTTTGCTTGGGAAGGGAGGGAAGATAATTGAGCAAATGAGAGTTGAAACAAAGACCCAGATAAGGATTCTGCCAAGGGATCACAGTTTGCCCCGTTGCGTATCAATGTCGGAGGAGATTGTTCAG GTCGTGGGTGATGTGAATGCTGTGAAGAATGCTATAGAAATTATCTCATTGCGCTTGAGGGAAAGCCAACACCGCGATCGTAGTCATGTCCATGGGCGATTACATTCACCAGAGCGATTCTTTCCTCCTGATGATGATTTTTCTCACATGAATAACACATCTCGACGACAATCTTTGGATGGGCCTACTTTCGGATCACGATTACCTGCTACCATGACTAGCTTTAGAGGCAATAACCATGCCTCGCACGCTTCTGGTTCCACAGTGGAATCTGGGGCTGCTCCTGCACTGGACAACATGCAGCCATTTTATGGTGAGGACATTGTGTTTCGAATACTCTGCCCAATTGAGAAGGTTGACAGTGTTGTTGGAGAATCAGATGGGATTATGGATTTGCTTCAAAATGAAATTGGTGTTGATGTTAAGGTTAAGGATCCTATGACTGGGTCAGATGAACAGATAATTAGTATTTCTTCTGAGGAG GGTCCTGATGATGAGCTATTTCCAGCTCAAGAAGCTTTGTTGCACATCCAAACCCGCATTGTTGATCTTGTTCCAGATAAAGACAATGTTATTACTACCAGATTACTTGTTCCATCCAGTGAAATTGAATGTTTAGATGGAAGAGATGGATTGTTATCTGAGATGAGGAGATCAACGGGTGCAAACATACAGATCCTGCCAAAAGAAGAAGTCCCTGCATGTGCGTTAGCAACTGATGAGCTTGTACAG ATAGTAGGGGAGATAAAGGCAGCTCGAGATGCTCTTGTTGAGGTGACATCAAGACTACGGAGTCACTTATATAGGGAGTTTTTCCTAAAGGACATGCCACCAACGTCCAACTCTGCAGCAGGCCCTGTGGAGAGTGCATTGGGGCAGGAAACAGCTTCTCCCAATAAAGCAACTCCAGCTCCTGAAGTTTATTCTGGAAGTGGTCCTCCAGTGACATATCAGAATGCGCAAATGGTAGCAACAACACAGCTGTCAAAG GAGTCTGCAGGGTCTAGCAGTGAACCAGTAAAGCAGAACGAAAGTGACCGGCGTGAAGATGCGCCAAGTGGGTTGAGCAG AATCCCCGTTCCACTTGTCACTCGGAGTATACTGGAAGTTGTAATACCAGAGCATGCAGTTTCCAAGCTCATAACGAAGACGAAAAACAGGCTTGCTCAGTTCAGTGAG TTGTCTGGAGCCAATGTTATCCTTATAGAAGATAGACCAGATGTCACagaaaaaattattcaaatatcAGGCACTCCAGAGCAAGCTGAGAAAGCCCAGAGCTTGCTCCAAGGCTTTATTCTTAGCa CACAAGAGGATGCCCTATGA
- the LOC131146826 gene encoding RNA-binding KH domain-containing protein RCF3 isoform X1 produces the protein MDRSRSKRNYYYDQDYESETLARTKPRYSNHNHHHYTAAGHHHRRGGGGGGGGGGGGARAAKVSDSSLMVTTSYRILCLDVKAGGVIGKSGSIIKAIRQHTGAWINVHELVPGDEERVIEISDTRRRDPDGRMPQFSPAQDALRLVHERILDSDGGFGGGDEEDDYGPPRGGGGSRVATRLVVSRMHVGCLLGKGGKIIEQMRVETKTQIRILPRDHSLPRCVSMSEEIVQVVGDVNAVKNAIEIISLRLRESQHRDRSHVHGRLHSPERFFPPDDDFSHMNNTSRRQSLDGPTFGSRLPATMTSFRGNNHASHASGSTVESGAAPALDNMQPFYGEDIVFRILCPIEKVDSVVGESDGIMDLLQNEIGVDVKVKDPMTGSDEQIISISSEEGPDDELFPAQEALLHIQTRIVDLVPDKDNVITTRLLVPSSEIECLDGRDGLLSEMRRSTGANIQILPKEEVPACALATDELVQIVGEIKAARDALVEVTSRLRSHLYREFFLKDMPPTSNSAAGPVESALGQETASPNKATPAPEVYSGSGPPVTYQNAQMVATTQLSKESAGSSSEPVKQNESDRREDAPSGLSRIPVPLVTRSILEVVIPEHAVSKLITKTKNRLAQFSELSGANVILIEDRPDVTEKIIQISGTPEQAEKAQSLLQGFILSSKSLSLSLWACACAYANYRLSWYFICVPAQEDAL, from the exons ATGGACAGATCTAGGTCCAAGAGGAACTACTACTATGACCAGGACTATGAATCTGAAACCCTAGCGAGGACCAAACCCAGGTACAGCAACCATAACCACCACCATTATACAGCGGCCGGCCACCATCATCGCCGCGGTGGCGGTGGCGGTGGCggaggcggcggcggcggcgCCAGAGCGGCCAAGGTCTCGGACTCGTCGTTGATGGTCACCACGAGCTACCGGATCCTTTGCCTCGACGTGAAGGCTGGTGGCGTAATTGGGAAGTCCGGTAGCATCATTAAGGCGATCCGGCAGCATACCGGAGCATGGATCAATGTACACGAGCTGGTTCCGGGCGACGAGGAGCGGGTTATTGAGATTTCGGATACCCGGCGGCGCGACCCGGATGGGCGAATGCCGCAGTTCTCGCCGGCGCAGGACGCGCTGCGGCTGGTTCATGAGAGGATACTTGATAGTGATGGAGGATTTGGTGGTGGTGATGAGGAGGATGATTACGGGCCGCCTCGGGGCGGTGGCGGAAGCCGGGTGGCCACAAGGCTTGTGGTGTCGCGGATGCATGTTGGGTGTTTGCTTGGGAAGGGAGGGAAGATAATTGAGCAAATGAGAGTTGAAACAAAGACCCAGATAAGGATTCTGCCAAGGGATCACAGTTTGCCCCGTTGCGTATCAATGTCGGAGGAGATTGTTCAG GTCGTGGGTGATGTGAATGCTGTGAAGAATGCTATAGAAATTATCTCATTGCGCTTGAGGGAAAGCCAACACCGCGATCGTAGTCATGTCCATGGGCGATTACATTCACCAGAGCGATTCTTTCCTCCTGATGATGATTTTTCTCACATGAATAACACATCTCGACGACAATCTTTGGATGGGCCTACTTTCGGATCACGATTACCTGCTACCATGACTAGCTTTAGAGGCAATAACCATGCCTCGCACGCTTCTGGTTCCACAGTGGAATCTGGGGCTGCTCCTGCACTGGACAACATGCAGCCATTTTATGGTGAGGACATTGTGTTTCGAATACTCTGCCCAATTGAGAAGGTTGACAGTGTTGTTGGAGAATCAGATGGGATTATGGATTTGCTTCAAAATGAAATTGGTGTTGATGTTAAGGTTAAGGATCCTATGACTGGGTCAGATGAACAGATAATTAGTATTTCTTCTGAGGAG GGTCCTGATGATGAGCTATTTCCAGCTCAAGAAGCTTTGTTGCACATCCAAACCCGCATTGTTGATCTTGTTCCAGATAAAGACAATGTTATTACTACCAGATTACTTGTTCCATCCAGTGAAATTGAATGTTTAGATGGAAGAGATGGATTGTTATCTGAGATGAGGAGATCAACGGGTGCAAACATACAGATCCTGCCAAAAGAAGAAGTCCCTGCATGTGCGTTAGCAACTGATGAGCTTGTACAG ATAGTAGGGGAGATAAAGGCAGCTCGAGATGCTCTTGTTGAGGTGACATCAAGACTACGGAGTCACTTATATAGGGAGTTTTTCCTAAAGGACATGCCACCAACGTCCAACTCTGCAGCAGGCCCTGTGGAGAGTGCATTGGGGCAGGAAACAGCTTCTCCCAATAAAGCAACTCCAGCTCCTGAAGTTTATTCTGGAAGTGGTCCTCCAGTGACATATCAGAATGCGCAAATGGTAGCAACAACACAGCTGTCAAAG GAGTCTGCAGGGTCTAGCAGTGAACCAGTAAAGCAGAACGAAAGTGACCGGCGTGAAGATGCGCCAAGTGGGTTGAGCAG AATCCCCGTTCCACTTGTCACTCGGAGTATACTGGAAGTTGTAATACCAGAGCATGCAGTTTCCAAGCTCATAACGAAGACGAAAAACAGGCTTGCTCAGTTCAGTGAG TTGTCTGGAGCCAATGTTATCCTTATAGAAGATAGACCAGATGTCACagaaaaaattattcaaatatcAGGCACTCCAGAGCAAGCTGAGAAAGCCCAGAGCTTGCTCCAAGGCTTTATTCTTAGCagtaagtctctctctctctctctgtgggcGTGCGCCTGTGCATATGCTAATTATCGGCTTTCTTGGTATTTTATCTGTGTCCCAGCACAAGAGGATGCCCTATGA